GACCACCGTCAGGTGAATGAGCAGAAGAAAGGTAAAGCCAGTCGTCATCAGGGTAAGGACGCTCGGCGGATAGGCGATGCCGAACAACCGGCCGAGGCGGTCGATGGCGAAGCGGTCGAGGGAGAGATAGAGGAGAAACAGACTCATGGCGAACCAGAGAATGGAGTACTCTTCCTTGATTCGCCGGTTCTTCACCAGCCCGAAGATGAATAGGAAAATGGTCAGGCTGAAGATGATGGAAAACAGCTGGATTCTGTCGAAGGTGAACATAGCCGGCATTATCGAGTGCCTCCCACTCCCGCCTTGGTTTCAATCATAGTCGAGCAACTCCCTGAAAGTCAGCCGATGCCGCCGCAACAGCTTCGCGAATTCCCGCATCGGCAGCTTCCTGTTATTCATCACCTGCCGGCGCTTGCGGAGGACCTGGAGTATTCCGCGCAGGCTGTCGAGAATGCCCTTCAGCAAAGCTTTGACGAGCGCTCCCCGGGAGCCGCCGGCACGGAACTCGCCGCCGGTTCCGCCCCCGGCCAGAACGGCAAGCACCTGTTCGACATAACGCCAGACCGTAAAAAAAGGCAGCGCCGCAAGGTGGCTCACAGGAAAATTTTTCCAGACCACCCAGTAGTGATTGCGCTCGACCAGGTAGACCTTGAAAGGCGAAAGGCTGCCGCTGGTCTGCGAGTATTTGTGATGGACGACAGCCTTGGTGGCAGCCACCGCTTCCCACCCCGCCAGCCTTCCCCTCATCCCGAGGTCGACATCTTCGGCGTAGGCAAAGAAATCATCGTCGAAAAAACCGGTCTCCGCGATCATCGCCCGCTTGTAGAGTGCTGCGCAGGCGCTGGGGATAAGGATCTCTTCCACCTCCTGCAGCCGGAGGGAGGACCAGCGCCTGTTGCGGAACTGCCCGCGCGCCATGCCGTCCCGGCAGATGTTCATGCCGATCGAGTCGATGATGTCGGGGTCGGAAAAGGCGCAGACCCGGCTTGCCACCATGCCGGCCCGGGGATAAGCATCCGCAACCCCGACCAGGGATTCCAGCCAGTCCGGCTCGACCCGGGTGTCGTTGTTCAGGGTGACGATATAGTCACCGCGGGCGCGCTCCAACCCGCGGTTGTTGCCGGTGGCGAAGCCGGTATTTTCCGGCAGCGGCACGAGCTGCACCCAGGGGTAGCGGATGCGCACGAACTCCACCGAGCCGTCCCGGGAGCCGTTGTCGACCAGAACCACTT
The DNA window shown above is from Desulfuromonadales bacterium and carries:
- a CDS encoding glycosyltransferase family 2 protein, which translates into the protein MIASPTDAHRSAATTVAAQQQSAPRLSVVIVNWNGLEHLPVCLDSLAAQTFRDFEVVLVDNGSRDGSVEFVRIRYPWVQLVPLPENTGFATGNNRGLERARGDYIVTLNNDTRVEPDWLESLVGVADAYPRAGMVASRVCAFSDPDIIDSIGMNICRDGMARGQFRNRRWSSLRLQEVEEILIPSACAALYKRAMIAETGFFDDDFFAYAEDVDLGMRGRLAGWEAVAATKAVVHHKYSQTSGSLSPFKVYLVERNHYWVVWKNFPVSHLAALPFFTVWRYVEQVLAVLAGGGTGGEFRAGGSRGALVKALLKGILDSLRGILQVLRKRRQVMNNRKLPMREFAKLLRRHRLTFRELLDYD